The Streptomyces uncialis genomic interval TCAGGAACGCGTTGCCCTTGGCCGATGCCTCGCCGAGCGTCTCCATCGCGTGTGCCAGCGGGCCCTCGACCGTCCGCACCCGGAAGTGGCCGTCCAGCGCGGCGAGGGCCTTCCCCACCGGGAGCCCGTGCAGCAGGCGGTGGATGGCGCGGACCCGCAGCGGATAGCGGACGGTGTCGACGAGGAGCACCAGGCCGTAGTCCCAGGGGCTCGGCGACAGGTGCTCCGCGCGGAGCTTCAAATAGGTCGCCCACCGGTGATGGCCGTCCGCGATGAGGGCCTGGCGGCGGGCGAGGTCGGCCTGGATCCGGGTGATCTCCGTCGGGTCCGTGACGTTCCACAGCCGGTGATGGACCCCGTCCTCCGTGACGGTGTCGAGCAGCGCCGGGCGGTCGATCACGCTCTCGACGACCTCGGCGGTCCCCTGACCGCTGTCGTCGCCCCGGTAGGTGAGCAGGAGCGGCTCCAGATTGGCGCTGGTCGCCCGCATCAGTGCCGCCCGGTCGGCGACGACCGGCGCCATCACGTCCTCATGGGGCAGCACCACGCCGTCCGCCGCCTCCGACAGCCGCAGTGCGCCGATGACGCCACGCTGGAGGTGCTCGCCCTGCCGCTGCTCGTACACGTACAGGCCCGGGTCAGGGTCGACCGCGAGGACGCCTTCGGAGAGCCAGCGGCCGAGGGTGTCGGCGGCGCGTTCCGTGCGGGCGCTCGGGGAGACGGCCTGGGGGAGGATGAGCCGCACGATGTTGTGGGGGTCGGCCGACTCCAGGTGGTGCAGTCCGTCGGGGCGGACCACCACGTCGTACGGAGGTGAGGTCACCGCGGAGAGGCTGCCGACCCGCTCGGGGACGTAGCGCACCCCCCGGAACGGGACCAGGTCCAGGCCCTGGGCCGTTGGTTCGTCCACCCGAGGCTGCCCGGGACCCGCGTCGCTCATTGGGGCATCGTAAGTCTGTCCCCGGGGTGCGGGATGATCGGGGGAGTGCGACCGACCGAGGAGCGATGCGTGATGAGCCAGACCGTCAGGACCCGGCCCGAGGGCAGTGCGCGTGCGCTGAACGAGGCGTACGACACCGCGCTGCTCGATCTGGACGGAGTGGTGTACGCGGGCGGCAACGCCATCGCGTACGCCGTCGCCTCCCTGGAGACGGCGCGTGACGCGGGGATGCGGCTCGCCTATGTGACGAACAACGCCCTGCGTACTCCTGACGCGGTCGCCGCGCACCTCACCGAGCTGGGCATACCGACCGGCGCGGGAGAGGTCATCACTTCGGCGCAGGCGGTGGCACGGCTCATCAGTGAGGAGGTGCCGGCCGGTGCCCGGGTGCTGGTGATCGGCGGTGAGGGGCTGCGGGTCGCGCTGCGGGAGCGGGGACTGACCCCGGTGGAGTCGGCGGACGACGACCCTGCGGCGGTCGTCCAGGGGTTCGGAGGGCCTGAGCTGCCCTGGGGGCGGTTCGCCGAGGCCGCCTACGCCGTGGCGCGCGGGGTGCCCTGGTACGCGTCGAACACCGATCTGACGATCCCGAGCGGACGGGGCATCGCCCCCGGCAACGGTGCGGCGGTGGAGGTCGTACGGATCGCCACCGGGGCCGAACCCCGGGTCGCGGGGAAGCCGTTGCCGCCGATGCACCGGGAGACGATCCTGCGTACCGGCGCCCGGCGGCCCTTGGTGGTGGGTGACCGGCTGGACACCGACATCGAGGGCGCGTTCAACGGCGATGTCGACTCGCTGCTCGTCCTCACCGGGGTGACCGACGGGGCGGGGCTGCTGGCCGCGCCGCCGCAGCATCGGCCCACCTATGTCGACGCGGATCTGCGGGGTCTGCTGACCGGGCAGCCGGAGGTCGTGCCGGGGGAGGCCCCGGCGGGCGTCGAAGGGGCGGCGGGTCCGGTCTTCCGTTGCGGTGGCTGGATCGCGTGGGCCGGGCCGGACCGGCTGGAGGTGGCCGAACAGGGGAGCGGCAAGACCCTGGACGGGCTGCGGGCGCTGTGCGCGGCGGCCTGGACCGCCGCCGGGGACGGGGTCTGCGAGCTGGACGGTGGGAAGGCCCTGGCCCGTATCGGCCTGTGAGGCGCGGCCCTGGGTGAGCGGCCGGTCCTCGGTGCGTGCCTGGGGCCCGGCGCGCCCGCGCTGAACCGGCGGGACACCTCGGGCTGTTCGGCCCCCGCAGTCGTGCCGCTGGGCCGGGGCGTCCTGCCGTGCCCAGGTGGGCTCCGGTGCCGGGGCCGACCGTGATCGCGGTGCCGGGGCCGGTGTCGGCACCGGCATCGGTGCTGGTCGCGGGGACAGGACAGGGCGCTGTGCCGGGCCGGCCTGTGGTGTCAGAGCAGGGTGCGCAGTCGCAGCAGATCCCGGAAACCGGCCTCCAGTTTGATCCGGCCGGTGCCCCATGCCTTGGCGAAGTTCAGCCGGCCGGCCACCAGGGCCACCAGATCGTCGCCGGTCATGGCCAGCCGGATCTGCGCCCGGTCCGGGGGAGCGCCCCGCACCGTGTCCACCACATGGATCCGGCCATCCGTGAGTCGCCCCACGAATGTGGTGTCCAGGTCCGTGATGTGGCAGCTCAGCGAGCGGTCCATCGCCGTGGCCGCGCGAACACCGCCGTCGGCGGTCGCCAGATTGTCCGAGAGTGTGTCGAGTGCCGTACGGCACTCCTCGATCGTCGCCATCGGGACCGACGTTACCCCAGTGCTTCGGGGTAGCGTCGGGGCATGAGCAGTGACTTCGCGGGCCGACACGTGGCGTTCCCCACGCCGTCCCCGGCCGGGCCCCGTGATCCGGTGGCCACGGCACCGTCCGCCGGTGCGCCGGGCGCGGCGCCCTCGCACGCCCCGGCCACCCTGGCGGCCGGGGTCCCGGAGGACGGCACGCCCGCGGACGCGGCGCCGCTCGGGGTCGGGCGCGCGCCCACCGGGCATCCGGAGGTCGACGCCCGGCTCGGCCGGCTGGCCGACGCCGACCACCTCGCGACCGAGGGGCATCTGGAGGTGTACGAGGATGTACACCGGGCCCTGCGGGACACACTGACCGCACTCGACAGCCGTCCCGGCCCACCGGTCCCCGCACCCCAGCGGACGCCCGCGTCCTCGTACGACCACAGGAGCTGAACCGAACGTGGCAGGAGTGGCACGCCGCCGCCTCGACGCCGAACTGGTCCGCCGCAAGCTCGCCCGCTCGCGTGAGCAGGCCAGCCAGTTGATCGCCGACGGCCGGGTGACCGTCGGCGGCGCCATCGCGGTGAAACCCGCGACCCAGGTGGAGACCAGCGCCGCCATCGTCGTCAAGCAGGACGACAACGACCCCGACTACGTCTCGCGCGGTGGCCACAAGCTCGCCGGGGCGTTCGGCGCCTTCGTCCCCCTGGGGCTGGTCGTCGAGGGGCGCCGCGCTCTTGACGCGGGTGCCTCCACGGGGGGTTTCACCGATGTCCTGCTGCGTTCGGGCGCCGCTCATGTGGTGGCCGTCGACGTCGGGTACGGACAACTCGCCTGGTCGCTCCAGAGCGATGACCGGGTCACCGTCAAGGACCGGACGAATGTGCGGGAGTTGACGCTGGAGGCCATCGACGGCCGGCCGGTGGGCCTGGTGGTGGGTGACCTGTCGTTCATCCCGCTGGGGCTGGTGCTGCCCGCCCTCGCGCGCTGCGCCGCCGCCGACGCCGACCTGGTGCTGATGGTGAAGCCGCAGTTCGAGGTGGGCAAGGAGCGGCTGGGCAGCGGCGGGGTGGTGCGCAGCCCGGAGCTGCGCGCCGAAGCGGTGCGCGGCGTCGCGCGGCAGGCCGCGGAACTCGGCCTCGGGGTGCGCGGGGTGACCGCCAGTCCGCTGCCGGGTCCCTCGGGGAACGTCGAGTACTTTCTGTGGTTGCGGGCGGGAGCACCGGCACTCGACCCGGCGGATGTTGATCGGGCAGTGGCGGAGGGGCCGCGTTGACGCAGAACCGGATTCGTACTGTTTTCCTTCTGGCGCACACCGGACGGCCCGCCGCCATCCGCAGTGCCGAACTCGTCGTCCAGGGGCTGCTCCGGGCGGGGCTGCGGGTGAGGGTGCTGGAGGCGGAGGCTTCCGACCTGCCGTTGCCTTCGGAGGTCGAGCTCGTCCAGGAGGCCACTCCGGCGTCCCTCGACGGGTGCGAGCTGCTGATCGTGCTCGGCGGGGACGGCACGCTGCTGCGGGGTGCCGAGTTCGCCCGGGCCTCCGGGGTGCCGATGCTCGGGGTCAACCTCGGGCGGGTGGGCTTCCTCGCCGAGGCCGAACGCGACGATCTCGACCGGGTGGTCGACCGGGTGGTCACCCGCGCCTACGAGGTCGAGGAGCGGATGACCATCGATGTGGTGGTCCACCGCAACGGCGATGTCGTCCACACGGACTGGGCGCTCAACGAGGCCGCGATCCAGAAGGTGTCGCCCGAGCGGATGCTGGAGGTGGTCCTGGAGGTCGACGGACGGCCCGTGACCGGCTTCGGCTGCGACGGCATCGTCTGCGCCACGCCCACCGGCTCCACCGCCTACGCCTTCTCCGCCGGTGGACCTGTCGTGTGGCCAGAGGTCGAGGCGCTGCTCATGGTCCCGATCAGCGCGCACGCGCTCTTCGCCAAACCGCTGGTGACCTCCCCGAACTCCGTGCTCGCCGTCGAGGTGCAGCCGCACACCCCGCACGGAGTGCTGTGGTGCGACGGCCGCCGGACCATCGAGCTGCCCGCCGGTGCCCGGGTCGAGGTGCGGCGGGGCGCGGTGCCCGTACGGCTCGCGCGGCTGCATCACGCGTCGTTCACGGACCGGCTGGTGGCGAAGTTCGCCCTGCCCGTGTCCGGTTGGCGGGGCGCCCCGCAGTGATCCGCGGGGCCGGCCGGGCCCACGACCGGGCACCGGCCGGGCGGCGCGGGTGGCGTGGGTGGCGGCGGGGTCATGGCGGGCCGTCGTGGCCGGTCGGCTGTTCACGCTTCCCGGACTGCGGCCCGGCCCCCTCCCGCCACCATGAGGTGTCCCGCAGTGTTCACCTGCGGAAAACCACACCCCGTGCGCTTCCCGGCTCCCTCGCCGGGCACCTGGCACCGGCACCCCGCGACATGTCCGGGTCCGGTCGGGCGGCGGCGTCCCCTTCCGTCTCCCCGGCGCCGTACGGACCGTGCCGTGCGGGGCCACTCCCAGGGGTGACAGCCGCCTCGGAGCGGACCTTCGCCACCTGCGTCTTCCCCGAACCGGGGCAGGTGCCGTCGCACATCGGGTCCGGGACCTCGTAAGGTCATGTCCGTGTTGGAGGAGATGCGGATACGGTCGCTCGGGGTCATCGACGACGCGGTGGTCGAGCTGTCGCCCGGATTCACCGCGGTGACGGGTGAGACCGGCGCGGGCAAGACGATGGTGGTCACCAGCCTGGGCCTGCTGCTGGGCGGGCGCGCGGACCCGGCCCTCGTACGGATGGGCGCGAAGTCGGCGGTCGTCGAAGGCCGGATCAGTGTGCCCCCGGGCGCCGCGGCGGCCCGGCGGGCCGAGGAGGCGGGGGCCGAGCTGGACGACGGCGTCCTGCTCATCAGCCGTACCGTTTCCGCGGAGGGCCGCTCCCGGGCCCATCTGGGGGGCAGATCCGTTCCGGTGGGCCTGCTCGCCGAACTCGCCGACGACCTCGTCGCCGTCCACGGGCAGACCGATCAGCAGGGGCTCCTCAAGCTCAGCCGTCAGCGGCAGGCCCTCGACCGGTACGCGGGCGACGCGGTGGCCGTCCCGCTCGGCACGTACAGCGCCGCCTACCGCAGGCTCCGTGCCGTGGCCGGGGAACTCGCCACCCTCACCACCCGCGCGCGGGAACGCGCTCAGGAAGCCGATCTGCTGCGTTTCGGACTGGACGAGATCGCCGCCGTGGAACCGCGCGCGGGCGAGGACACCGAGCTCGCCGCGGAGGCGGAACGCCTCGGGCACGCGGAGGCGCTCGCCTCCGGCGCGACCGCCGCCCACGCGGCGCTCGCCGGGAACCCCGAGGACCCGGAGGACATCGACGCGGCGGCGCTCGTCGCGGGCGCGCACCGCGCGCTGGACAGCGTCCGTTCGTACGATCCCGCGCTGGCCGCGCTCGCCGACCGGATCGGGGAGATCGGCATCCTGGTCGGTGATGTGGCGGGGGAGCTCGCCGGATACGCCGACGACCTCGACGCCGACCCGCTGCGGCTGGCGGCCGTGGAGGAGCGCCGTGCCGCGCTGGGACAGCTGTCCCGCAAGTACGGCGGCGCGGAGCCGGGCGTGGCCGCCGTGCTCCGCTGGGCGGAGGAAGGCACGGCCCGGCTGCTGGAACTCGACGGCGACGACGGCCGGATCGGTGACCTCACCACGGAACGGGACACCCTGCGCGCCGAACTCTCCGGCCTGGCGCAGACCCTGAGCGACGCCCGGCGGGAGGCGGCGGCCCGGTTCGCGGACGCCGTCACCGCGGAGCTGGCGTCCCTGGCGATGCCCCACGCGCGGGTGACCGTCGACATCCGGCACACCGACGACCCGGAGGGCGTCGAGGTCGGCGGCCGGACCGTGGCCTGCGGCCCGGCGGGCGCCGACGAGGTCGAACTGCTGCTGGCCCCGCACCCCGGTGCCCCGCCGCGGCCCATCGCGAAGGGCGCGTCCGGGGGTGAGCTGTCCCGTGTGATGCTCGCCGTGGAGGTCGTCTTCGCGGGGACGGACCCGGTGCCCACCTATCTGTTCGACGAGGTCGACGCGGGCGTCGGCGGCAAGGCGGCCGTCGAGATCGGGCGCAGGCTCGCCCGGCTCGCCAGGTCCGCGCAGGTCGTCGTCGTCACCCATCTGCCGCAGGTCGCCGCCTTCGCGGACCGCCAGCTCCTGGTGGAGAAGACCAGCGACGGCTCGGTCACCCGTTCCGGGGTGAAGGTCCTGGAGGGCGAGGAGCGTGTCCGGGAGCTGTCCCGGATGCTCGCCGGGCAGGAGGACTCGCAGACCGCCCGCGCGCACGCGGAGGAACTGCTGGCCACCGCCCGCGCGGACGCCTGACCGCACGGCGACACGCGCGCACGCGCGTCCCGTACGAGAGGCCACGCGGACGCCCGCGCGTGAACGGCGTCCGCGCGGGCGAACGGGAGGGTCCCGGCCCTCGGTCGGGGCACTGTCCGCCAGGGGCCGGGACGTGTCCCTGTGAGGTGTCCGCCGGTGATGCGTTGGTCACAGCGACGGTCCCGCGGCGGTGGTGCCACCGGTGCGGCACCCGGCATGTGCCGTTCCGGTGGCGGGTGAAGCGTCCCAGGCGGCGGCGGTATGACGGCATGTCACCTGAACGGGTGACGGTGTTCGGCGTGACCTCGGCGCCGACACCTCACGGAGTCGAACCGTGACGGAACGCTCGTACGGGATGGCATCCTTGGCGCGGCGCCTCTTTGCGTACGACGTGCTGTACGTTCCTTCGCGTCGCTCACTTCCGTGACCGTTCCACCCATGTTCCTCCCGCGACCTTCCCCTCGTGACGCGACCCTTGTGGCCGTCGCCCGCCGAAACAGGAGTTCCGCCGCCGTGAGCAGCCATGCGCCGCACGGTCAGACCCCGCTGCGTACCGTGCAGGTGCTCGGTGGCGGGAGTGCGGGCAGCGGCGCGCATGTGCGGTCGCTGTCGGCCGGTCTGGTCGCGAGGGGCGTGCGGGTGACGGTGTGCGCCCCCGCCGAGGTGGGGGAGAGCCATACGTTCGACGCGGTGGGTGCCCGGTACGCGCCGGTGGCCCGGCGCGGCGACCCCGCGTCCGTGGCGGCGCTGCGGGCCGAGTGCGCGGACGCGGACCTCGTACACGCGCACGGGGTGAACGCCGGGCTGCGGGCCGCGCTCGCCCTGCGCGGGCTGAGGGTGCCGCTGGTCGTCACCTGGCACGCGCGCGTGCACGCGCAGGGGCCACGCGCGCAGGTGGTGCGGCTGATGGAGCGCCGGGTCGCGCGGGCCGCGTCCGTGGTGCTCGGTACCTGCTGCGATTTAGTGGACCGGGCCCGGCGGCGGGGTGCCAGGGACGCGCGGTTGGCGGCCGTGGCGTTCCCCGCGCGGGACACGGACCCGGCCGAGGACATGAGCCCGGAGGACCGTGAGGTCGTCCGGGGCAAGGCGCGGGCCGAACTGGGCGCGGTCGGACGGCCGCTGCTCGTCGCCGTCGGCTCCCTCGACGCGCACCGGGGCTACGAGACCCTGCTGGACGCCGCGCACACGTGGCTGGGGCTGGACCCCGTGCCGCTGCTGGTCATCGCGGGGGAGGGGCCGCTCAGGGGGCAGCTCCAGCGGCGGATCGAGGCGGAGCGGCTGCCGGTCCGGCTGCTGGGCCGCCGGGACGACTCGCCGGAGATCCTGGCCGGGGCCGACGCGGCGCTGCTGACCAGTCGCTGGGAGGCGCGCTCGCCGGTGGCACAGGAGGCGCTGCGGGCGCGGGTGCCGCTGATCGCCAGCGCGGTCGGCGGTACGCCCGAGCTGGTGGGGGACGCCGCGTCGCTCGTGCCCTACGGTGACGCGGGCGCCCTCGGGGACGCCGTCGCGCGGGTCCTGGGCGACGCCGCGTACCGTGACGCGCTGCGGGACCGGGGGGTCGCCCAGGCGGCGACATGGCCCACCGAGGACGAGACCGTGGCGCAGGTCCTCAGCGTGTACGACGAGCTGACCCGGCCGCTGGTGCTGCGCTGAGCGGACGCGTCCTCAGCCGACGTGCCGACGGGCCCGCAGGGCCAGGCTCAGCGCCAGCACGGTCTGCGGGTCGTCGAGGTCGGTGCCGAGGAGTTCCCCGATGCGGGCGAGCCGGTTGTAGAGGGTCTGGCGGTTGAGGTGCAGTTCGCGGGCGGTCTCCGCCTTGCGTCCGGCGTGCGCCAGATAGGTCTCCAGGGTGGGCAGCAGCGGCGGCTTCGCCCGGCTGTCGTGGGCGCGCAGCGGGCCGATGGCGCGGTCGACGAACGCGGCGAGGTCCGGGTGGTCCCGCAGCCGCCACAGCAGCAGGTCGATGTCGAGTCGCCGCGCGTCGTACCAGGGGCGTTCGCCGAGGCCCTGGGCGGCGGTCGCGGTCTCCGCGGCGTGCCGCAGCCCCGCGGAGGCGGCCGTCCAGCCGCCGGTGGCGCCGACGACCACGGTCGGGGCGCGGGTGCCCGTGTGCCGCAGTCCCGCGCGTTCGACGCCCGCGCGCAGGGCCGCCGCGACCCGGTCGGCGACCGCCTCACGGTCCTCTTCGGTCCGTAGTGCGACGAGCAGCGGGACCCGTCCTTCGACGGGGCGGACCCCGAGCAGGACCGGGACCCCGACGGAGGCGAGTTCCTCGTTGACCGCGCGGGCGAGGACGGCCCAGCCGCCGCCCGCGGACAGTCCGCTGCCCTCGGGGAGCCTCATCACCACCGGCAGCAGGGGGGAGGCGCCGGGCCGGAAGCCCAGGACCTGGGCCTGCGCGGGGGCGTCCCCGGGGGTGACGCGGCCCTCGGCGAGGTCGGTGAGGAAGTCGCCGCGGCCCCGGGCGGCCAGTTCCTCGTCCTGCCGGGCCTGCATCAGGACCACGGCGAGGGAGGCCGCCGCGCGTTCCGCCGCCATCCGGTGGACGGGTGCGGGCGGGCCCGTGACGGGCAGCAGGACCAGCCGCGCGCGGGGGGAGGCGGGCCCCTGGCCGCCGGTGCCGCCGCCGGGGACGTCGATCACCACGGCGCCGCCGGGCGGGTCCTCGCGGGCGGCCCGCCCACCGCGCAGCTTGTCCCACACCTGGAGCGGGTCGGCGCCCTCGGTCCCGGCGCCGGCCGCGTACAGGAGCCGGCCGTCCGGGGTCTCCAGGAAGACGGGGTTGCCGCCGAACCCGGCGAGGATGGTGAGCACCTGGGGCACCCCGCCGCCGTCGAGGAGTGCCTCGGTGCAGCGCCGGGAGACCTCCTCCGCGCGCTGGAGCAGCGCGTAGTGGCCGTTGACGATCTCGGTGTGGACCTCCTCGGTGACCGTCACGAACGGCACCTCGCGGTGGAGCTGGACGAGGGGGAGTCCGGCGGTCCGCGCGGTATCCACCAGGGCGGGGGGCAGCCGGGGGAAGCGGGGGCCGAGTTCGACGACGAGGGCGGCGATGCCCCGTTCGGCGAGTCCGCGGACGAAGACGCGCTGTTCGGCGGGGCGGGTGCTCAGGCCGAGGCCGGTCGTGAGGAGGAG includes:
- a CDS encoding HAD hydrolase-like protein — translated: MSQTVRTRPEGSARALNEAYDTALLDLDGVVYAGGNAIAYAVASLETARDAGMRLAYVTNNALRTPDAVAAHLTELGIPTGAGEVITSAQAVARLISEEVPAGARVLVIGGEGLRVALRERGLTPVESADDDPAAVVQGFGGPELPWGRFAEAAYAVARGVPWYASNTDLTIPSGRGIAPGNGAAVEVVRIATGAEPRVAGKPLPPMHRETILRTGARRPLVVGDRLDTDIEGAFNGDVDSLLVLTGVTDGAGLLAAPPQHRPTYVDADLRGLLTGQPEVVPGEAPAGVEGAAGPVFRCGGWIAWAGPDRLEVAEQGSGKTLDGLRALCAAAWTAAGDGVCELDGGKALARIGL
- a CDS encoding SCP2 sterol-binding domain-containing protein gives rise to the protein MATIEECRTALDTLSDNLATADGGVRAATAMDRSLSCHITDLDTTFVGRLTDGRIHVVDTVRGAPPDRAQIRLAMTGDDLVALVAGRLNFAKAWGTGRIKLEAGFRDLLRLRTLL
- a CDS encoding glycosyltransferase family 4 protein, translating into MSSHAPHGQTPLRTVQVLGGGSAGSGAHVRSLSAGLVARGVRVTVCAPAEVGESHTFDAVGARYAPVARRGDPASVAALRAECADADLVHAHGVNAGLRAALALRGLRVPLVVTWHARVHAQGPRAQVVRLMERRVARAASVVLGTCCDLVDRARRRGARDARLAAVAFPARDTDPAEDMSPEDREVVRGKARAELGAVGRPLLVAVGSLDAHRGYETLLDAAHTWLGLDPVPLLVIAGEGPLRGQLQRRIEAERLPVRLLGRRDDSPEILAGADAALLTSRWEARSPVAQEALRARVPLIASAVGGTPELVGDAASLVPYGDAGALGDAVARVLGDAAYRDALRDRGVAQAATWPTEDETVAQVLSVYDELTRPLVLR
- a CDS encoding DUF1015 domain-containing protein; protein product: MSDAGPGQPRVDEPTAQGLDLVPFRGVRYVPERVGSLSAVTSPPYDVVVRPDGLHHLESADPHNIVRLILPQAVSPSARTERAADTLGRWLSEGVLAVDPDPGLYVYEQRQGEHLQRGVIGALRLSEAADGVVLPHEDVMAPVVADRAALMRATSANLEPLLLTYRGDDSGQGTAEVVESVIDRPALLDTVTEDGVHHRLWNVTDPTEITRIQADLARRQALIADGHHRWATYLKLRAEHLSPSPWDYGLVLLVDTVRYPLRVRAIHRLLHGLPVGKALAALDGHFRVRTVEGPLAHAMETLGEASAKGNAFLITGDGAFHLVDRPDPGLLARTVPADRPAAWRALDATVLHSTLLDQVWGIPDSADRIGYIHDTAATVAKAEQDGSTAVLLHPVREEVVRELAQQGVTMPRKSTSFGPKPATGLVLRTLAEKPGHGN
- a CDS encoding TlyA family RNA methyltransferase, producing the protein MAGVARRRLDAELVRRKLARSREQASQLIADGRVTVGGAIAVKPATQVETSAAIVVKQDDNDPDYVSRGGHKLAGAFGAFVPLGLVVEGRRALDAGASTGGFTDVLLRSGAAHVVAVDVGYGQLAWSLQSDDRVTVKDRTNVRELTLEAIDGRPVGLVVGDLSFIPLGLVLPALARCAAADADLVLMVKPQFEVGKERLGSGGVVRSPELRAEAVRGVARQAAELGLGVRGVTASPLPGPSGNVEYFLWLRAGAPALDPADVDRAVAEGPR
- a CDS encoding NAD kinase, yielding MTQNRIRTVFLLAHTGRPAAIRSAELVVQGLLRAGLRVRVLEAEASDLPLPSEVELVQEATPASLDGCELLIVLGGDGTLLRGAEFARASGVPMLGVNLGRVGFLAEAERDDLDRVVDRVVTRAYEVEERMTIDVVVHRNGDVVHTDWALNEAAIQKVSPERMLEVVLEVDGRPVTGFGCDGIVCATPTGSTAYAFSAGGPVVWPEVEALLMVPISAHALFAKPLVTSPNSVLAVEVQPHTPHGVLWCDGRRTIELPAGARVEVRRGAVPVRLARLHHASFTDRLVAKFALPVSGWRGAPQ
- a CDS encoding PucR family transcriptional regulator, with amino-acid sequence MDRQDVLGTTGGITVQRALELPGLRGGLPEVVACADRLHRTVRWVHAGEAPNIASLLKGGELLLTTGLGLSTRPAEQRVFVRGLAERGIAALVVELGPRFPRLPPALVDTARTAGLPLVQLHREVPFVTVTEEVHTEIVNGHYALLQRAEEVSRRCTEALLDGGGVPQVLTILAGFGGNPVFLETPDGRLLYAAGAGTEGADPLQVWDKLRGGRAAREDPPGGAVVIDVPGGGTGGQGPASPRARLVLLPVTGPPAPVHRMAAERAAASLAVVLMQARQDEELAARGRGDFLTDLAEGRVTPGDAPAQAQVLGFRPGASPLLPVVMRLPEGSGLSAGGGWAVLARAVNEELASVGVPVLLGVRPVEGRVPLLVALRTEEDREAVADRVAAALRAGVERAGLRHTGTRAPTVVVGATGGWTAASAGLRHAAETATAAQGLGERPWYDARRLDIDLLLWRLRDHPDLAAFVDRAIGPLRAHDSRAKPPLLPTLETYLAHAGRKAETARELHLNRQTLYNRLARIGELLGTDLDDPQTVLALSLALRARRHVG
- the recN gene encoding DNA repair protein RecN; the encoded protein is MSVLEEMRIRSLGVIDDAVVELSPGFTAVTGETGAGKTMVVTSLGLLLGGRADPALVRMGAKSAVVEGRISVPPGAAAARRAEEAGAELDDGVLLISRTVSAEGRSRAHLGGRSVPVGLLAELADDLVAVHGQTDQQGLLKLSRQRQALDRYAGDAVAVPLGTYSAAYRRLRAVAGELATLTTRARERAQEADLLRFGLDEIAAVEPRAGEDTELAAEAERLGHAEALASGATAAHAALAGNPEDPEDIDAAALVAGAHRALDSVRSYDPALAALADRIGEIGILVGDVAGELAGYADDLDADPLRLAAVEERRAALGQLSRKYGGAEPGVAAVLRWAEEGTARLLELDGDDGRIGDLTTERDTLRAELSGLAQTLSDARREAAARFADAVTAELASLAMPHARVTVDIRHTDDPEGVEVGGRTVACGPAGADEVELLLAPHPGAPPRPIAKGASGGELSRVMLAVEVVFAGTDPVPTYLFDEVDAGVGGKAAVEIGRRLARLARSAQVVVVTHLPQVAAFADRQLLVEKTSDGSVTRSGVKVLEGEERVRELSRMLAGQEDSQTARAHAEELLATARADA